A DNA window from Desulfovibrio oxyclinae DSM 11498 contains the following coding sequences:
- a CDS encoding MlaE family ABC transporter permease, whose translation MSQAVRGISAPFATLGAAFLGFVGELGALAIFFLDSLRLVFAGWGQFAKIIRQIYFIGVQSISVIALIGGFAGMVMGMQLYFALSIFGADGFLGAGVGLSMVRELAPVLTAIMLAGRAGSAMTAEIGVMRISEQIDALTIMDINPMRYLVAPKMAACIISFPILTTFFNLIAISGGWLTGVKLLGANEGVYWSRVQESLSWSDIEGGLIKSLVFACIVCTICCFEGYFTHTRKGHVGPEGVSQSTTSAVVKACVVTLASDYILTSILW comes from the coding sequence ATGTCACAAGCTGTGAGGGGAATTTCCGCCCCGTTCGCCACGCTCGGCGCGGCGTTCCTGGGGTTTGTGGGAGAATTGGGCGCGCTTGCCATCTTCTTCCTGGATTCCCTGCGTCTTGTCTTTGCCGGATGGGGGCAGTTTGCCAAGATCATCCGTCAAATCTACTTCATCGGCGTGCAATCCATCAGCGTCATCGCCCTCATCGGCGGTTTCGCGGGTATGGTCATGGGCATGCAGCTCTATTTTGCCCTGTCCATCTTTGGTGCCGACGGCTTTCTCGGCGCAGGGGTCGGCCTTTCCATGGTGCGCGAACTCGCGCCCGTGCTGACGGCCATCATGCTCGCCGGACGCGCAGGCTCCGCCATGACCGCCGAGATCGGCGTCATGCGCATCTCCGAACAGATCGATGCGCTGACCATCATGGACATCAACCCCATGCGCTACCTCGTGGCGCCCAAGATGGCGGCGTGCATCATCAGTTTCCCCATCCTGACCACCTTCTTCAATCTCATCGCCATCTCCGGCGGCTGGCTCACCGGCGTCAAGCTGCTCGGGGCCAATGAAGGCGTCTACTGGTCGCGCGTGCAGGAGTCTCTCAGCTGGAGCGACATTGAAGGCGGACTCATCAAGTCTCTCGTCTTCGCCTGCATCGTCTGCACCATCTGCTGTTTCGAAGGATATTTCACCCACACCCGCAAAGGGCACGTGGGGCCCGAAGGCGTCAGCCAGTCCACCACTTCGGCGGTGGTCAAGGCCTGTGTCGTGACGCTTGCCTCCGACTACATTCTCACTTCGATACTGTGGTAG
- a CDS encoding ABC transporter ATP-binding protein gives MTKAPGIRTQNLSIGYGGVPVASDLDLQMPAGKVTVVVGGSGCGKSTLIKHILRLHDPIEGRVFVGDHEVHSLSGKAARCFKQRMGVLFQDGALLGSLTIADNLALPLREHTRLKDPEILEIVRNKLQLVGLEGTDAKYPTELSGGMRKRAGLARALVMDPQVLFCDEPTSGLDPILSAELDHLLLEMMSHFDMTMIVVSHDLASMRAIADHVVLLGDGRCLFQGSVEELDASEDEYLRRFLDRLPEERTTPRLTMPALDPSKLKIDCSRLLD, from the coding sequence ATGACGAAAGCACCGGGAATACGCACCCAGAATCTGAGCATCGGCTACGGTGGAGTCCCCGTGGCGTCGGATCTTGATCTGCAGATGCCCGCAGGCAAGGTGACGGTGGTCGTCGGCGGCTCCGGCTGCGGCAAGTCCACCCTTATAAAACACATCCTGCGACTGCACGATCCCATTGAAGGGCGCGTCTTCGTGGGGGACCACGAGGTGCACTCGCTCTCCGGCAAGGCGGCCCGCTGCTTCAAGCAGCGCATGGGGGTGCTGTTTCAGGACGGCGCCCTGCTCGGCTCCCTGACCATTGCCGACAACCTCGCCCTGCCCCTTCGCGAGCACACGAGGCTGAAGGACCCGGAGATACTGGAGATCGTGCGCAACAAGCTCCAGCTCGTGGGGCTGGAGGGCACTGACGCAAAATACCCCACGGAGCTTTCCGGCGGAATGCGCAAACGCGCGGGACTTGCGCGGGCGCTGGTCATGGACCCGCAGGTTCTTTTCTGCGACGAGCCCACTTCCGGGCTGGACCCGATTCTTTCCGCGGAACTGGACCATCTGCTGCTGGAAATGATGTCGCATTTCGACATGACCATGATCGTGGTCAGTCACGATCTGGCAAGCATGCGGGCCATTGCGGACCACGTGGTGCTTCTGGGCGACGGACGCTGCCTGTTCCAAGGTTCCGTCGAGGAACTGGACGCCAGCGAGGACGAGTACCTCAGACGGTTCCTCGATCGGTTGCCTGAAGAACGCACCACCCCACGCCTGACCATGCCGGCGCTGGACCCATCCAAACTCAAGATCGACTGCAGCAGGCTGCTGGACTAA
- the mlaD gene encoding outer membrane lipid asymmetry maintenance protein MlaD has product MKKYSKETAVGIFVFVGLLAMVYMSVKLGNVGIFSDNHWTLKASFTDVSGLKDNAPVQMYGVKIGYVKSITLNQKDGVADVDMKIHEDVTVTDDSIASVKTSGLIGDKYIKITPGLGSAMEPGEFLFDTEPAIDLEDLISKFAFGKV; this is encoded by the coding sequence ATGAAGAAATACAGCAAGGAAACGGCCGTCGGCATTTTTGTCTTCGTCGGGCTTCTCGCCATGGTCTACATGAGCGTGAAACTCGGCAACGTGGGCATCTTCAGCGACAACCACTGGACCCTCAAAGCCAGCTTCACCGACGTTTCCGGCCTGAAGGACAACGCTCCCGTGCAGATGTACGGCGTGAAAATAGGCTACGTCAAATCCATTACCCTCAATCAGAAGGATGGCGTGGCGGACGTGGACATGAAAATCCACGAGGATGTAACCGTCACCGACGACTCCATCGCCTCGGTAAAAACCAGCGGTCTCATCGGCGACAAATACATCAAGATCACACCGGGCCTCGGTAGCGCCATGGAACCGGGCGAATTCCTGTTCGACACCGAACCGGCCATCGACCTTGAAGACCTCATAAGCAAATTTGCATTCGGGAAGGTATAG
- a CDS encoding MlaC/ttg2D family ABC transporter substrate-binding protein produces the protein MRKTLFSTIVTALIFLGFSASALAAESPQKRVEEGVGEIVELLKDGRLQDNDKREAALEDISKLSDKYFDYKYLAMMAVGRPWLEMDDNTRDELTKVFRKVLELNYLPKLEGYSGQKINYVKEMVRGDKAMVITEVIDKDKKISVNYRLVKMNGVWMVYDIIAEGISLVKNYRTQFAEILHDGDAQTLIEKLRQKAKELEAAQRAENGN, from the coding sequence ATGCGAAAGACTCTTTTTTCCACCATTGTGACGGCTCTTATCTTTCTGGGATTCAGCGCCTCGGCCCTTGCCGCCGAATCGCCGCAAAAGCGTGTCGAAGAGGGTGTCGGCGAGATAGTCGAACTGCTGAAGGACGGCCGCCTGCAGGACAACGACAAGCGCGAGGCTGCGCTTGAGGACATCTCCAAACTTTCCGACAAGTACTTCGATTACAAATACCTGGCGATGATGGCCGTGGGGCGTCCTTGGTTGGAAATGGATGATAACACCCGCGACGAGCTGACCAAGGTCTTCCGGAAAGTGCTTGAGCTCAACTACCTTCCCAAGCTTGAAGGATACTCCGGACAGAAGATCAATTACGTCAAGGAAATGGTTCGCGGAGACAAGGCCATGGTCATCACCGAGGTGATTGACAAGGACAAGAAAATCTCCGTAAACTACAGGCTGGTAAAAATGAATGGCGTGTGGATGGTTTACGATATCATCGCCGAAGGCATCAGCCTGGTGAAGAACTACCGCACCCAGTTCGCCGAGATCCTGCATGACGGCGACGCGCAGACCCTGATCGAAAAGCTCCGGCAGAAAGCCAAGGAGCTTGAAGCCGCTCAACGAGCCGAAAACGGAAACTAA
- a CDS encoding MlaA family lipoprotein yields MRLQFILAFAIVLFAASTALASGPTCPSEQLAQYNFKEDIWDDSGNLVEDDSAASMDQPAAKDLASDPFEGWNRFWFQFNDSLYYGLFKPIAKGYGYVVPEKLRLNFRNFFHNLLFPVRFVNCLLQGKFQGAGLNMSRFMVNTVFGVGGLGDPASAHKKARPEIADGKEDFGQTLGHWGIGNGPYLVWPIMGPSTVRDTAGFAGDYFVSVDTYVLNFWQAIGYFAFGRVNYLSLNLDQYDTLKQGAIDPYQAFKDAYLRLRAKQVAE; encoded by the coding sequence ATGCGCCTGCAATTCATTCTGGCATTCGCCATCGTTCTTTTCGCCGCATCCACGGCTCTCGCTTCCGGGCCCACCTGCCCTTCGGAGCAGCTGGCCCAGTACAACTTCAAGGAAGACATCTGGGACGACTCCGGAAACCTCGTAGAGGACGACAGCGCCGCCTCCATGGACCAGCCCGCTGCCAAGGACTTGGCCTCGGACCCGTTCGAAGGCTGGAACCGCTTCTGGTTCCAGTTCAACGACAGCCTCTATTACGGCCTGTTCAAGCCCATCGCCAAGGGCTACGGTTACGTGGTTCCGGAAAAGCTGCGCCTGAATTTCCGCAACTTCTTCCACAATCTGCTGTTCCCGGTCCGGTTCGTGAACTGCCTCTTGCAGGGCAAATTTCAGGGTGCCGGTCTGAACATGTCCCGGTTCATGGTCAATACCGTCTTCGGTGTCGGTGGTCTGGGCGATCCGGCCTCTGCGCACAAGAAAGCTCGCCCGGAAATTGCTGACGGGAAAGAAGACTTCGGCCAGACCCTCGGCCACTGGGGCATCGGCAACGGCCCCTACCTCGTGTGGCCGATCATGGGTCCCAGCACCGTTCGCGACACCGCAGGCTTTGCCGGAGACTACTTCGTCTCCGTGGATACCTACGTGCTGAACTTCTGGCAGGCCATTGGCTACTTTGCATTCGGCCGCGTCAACTATCTTTCGCTCAATCTGGATCAGTACGACACTCTCAAGCAGGGTGCCATCGACCCCTATCAGGCCTTCAAGGACGCCTACCTGCGTCTGCGAGCCAAGCAAGTCGCCGAGTAG
- a CDS encoding metallophosphoesterase family protein, with protein sequence MLIAVISDTHMGAPPAWLDEVYARWLEPADALLHCGDITSPSVWSYFLQHPQFHCVRGNCDWDPALVDQLQPMQTIDIGGLTVGMTHGWGPRPQVPEKVAEAFAPDCDLVCYGHTHARDWSVRNGLRLCNPGSLGESGSLAHITVADEGSMDCRFVSVR encoded by the coding sequence ATGCTCATAGCCGTCATCTCCGACACGCATATGGGCGCGCCTCCGGCCTGGCTGGATGAAGTGTACGCGCGTTGGCTGGAACCGGCCGACGCGCTTCTTCATTGCGGCGACATCACCAGTCCTTCGGTCTGGTCGTACTTTCTGCAGCATCCGCAATTCCACTGCGTACGCGGCAACTGCGACTGGGACCCGGCACTCGTGGACCAGCTCCAGCCCATGCAGACCATCGACATCGGCGGCCTCACCGTGGGCATGACGCACGGCTGGGGACCCCGTCCGCAGGTACCCGAAAAAGTAGCCGAAGCCTTTGCACCGGACTGCGACCTCGTCTGCTACGGGCACACTCACGCCCGCGACTGGTCTGTACGAAACGGACTGAGGCTCTGCAATCCCGGCAGCCTCGGAGAATCCGGCTCTCTCGCCCATATTACCGTGGCCGATGAAGGCAGCATGGACTGCCGATTCGTCAGCGTCCGGTAA
- a CDS encoding SHOCT domain-containing protein has product MTLRTLITAVFAAILTAGCMGHTPGTPGGYSGHMGGMPFGGFGMILLVAAIGLIIWMTMRGSAGRDRKEKTSLDILKERYARGEIDHEEFEQIKSKLEE; this is encoded by the coding sequence ATGACACTTCGCACACTCATCACCGCAGTTTTTGCTGCCATTCTCACCGCCGGTTGCATGGGGCACACCCCCGGAACACCCGGAGGCTATTCCGGCCACATGGGCGGCATGCCTTTCGGCGGCTTCGGTATGATCCTGCTTGTAGCCGCCATTGGCTTGATCATCTGGATGACCATGCGCGGATCCGCTGGCCGGGACAGGAAGGAAAAGACCTCGCTGGATATCCTCAAGGAACGATACGCCAGAGGCGAAATCGACCACGAGGAATTCGAGCAGATTAAGAGCAAGCTGGAGGAATGA
- a CDS encoding Crp/Fnr family transcriptional regulator, giving the protein MKFSGINLLDELQRPELEDLRQNFRERRVRKGSIVFRPDEEEDLVFIISSGRVRIYLGYEDKEFTLGILNPGDLYSTHADCYVQALEDTVLLTTDVNSVKNCMAQIPLFNRTMVRVLGHILKNSFSVIDGLVFRDINTRLVDFLLKEAEDGTARNDGAIEIETGLTVEQLSQLLGATRQTVSTLINNLVRDGLIEKIGRSKWLLPDPEGLRARVEA; this is encoded by the coding sequence ATGAAGTTTTCCGGCATCAACCTTCTCGACGAACTGCAACGTCCCGAACTCGAAGACCTGCGCCAGAACTTCCGGGAGCGGCGGGTCCGCAAAGGCAGTATCGTCTTTCGTCCCGACGAGGAGGAGGATCTGGTCTTCATCATCTCATCGGGGCGGGTTCGCATCTACCTTGGCTACGAGGACAAGGAATTCACCCTCGGCATCCTCAATCCCGGCGACCTCTACTCAACCCACGCCGACTGTTACGTGCAGGCGCTGGAAGACACCGTACTGCTGACCACCGACGTGAACTCCGTGAAAAACTGCATGGCGCAGATCCCGCTGTTCAACCGCACCATGGTCCGCGTGCTCGGCCACATCCTGAAAAACTCGTTCTCGGTCATCGACGGCCTCGTATTTCGCGACATCAACACCCGTCTCGTGGACTTTCTGCTCAAGGAGGCCGAGGACGGCACCGCGCGCAACGACGGAGCCATCGAGATCGAAACCGGGCTCACTGTCGAACAACTCTCCCAACTCCTCGGCGCTACGCGCCAAACCGTTTCCACGCTTATCAACAACCTCGTCCGCGACGGACTCATTGAAAAAATTGGCCGCTCGAAATGGTTGCTGCCGGATCCGGAAGGTCTCCGCGCCAGAGTCGAAGCATGA